A region of the Methanotorris formicicus Mc-S-70 genome:
GGAGTTTCTGAAAGACACAGGAATACAATAGAAAAAGTTAAAGTTGGAGATAAGTTAGTTATTTATGAGATTCAGAGGAGTGGAAAGGATTATAAGCCTCCTTATATTAGAGGAGTTTATGAAGTTGTTTCAGAGGTTTATAAAGATAGTTCTAAAATTTTTAAGCCAACTCCAAGAAATCCTAATGAGAAATTCCCATATAGGGTTAAATTAAAAGAGATTAAGGTTTTTGAGCCACCAATTAACTTTAAGGATTTGATTCCAAAACTTAAATTTATCACAAACAAGAAGAAGTGGAGTGGGCATTTAATGGGAAAGGCGATGAGGGAGATTCCTGAAGAGGATTATAAGTTG
Encoded here:
- a CDS encoding EVE domain-containing protein, giving the protein MTYWLCITNEDNWKVIKEKKIWGVSERHRNTIEKVKVGDKLVIYEIQRSGKDYKPPYIRGVYEVVSEVYKDSSKIFKPTPRNPNEKFPYRVKLKEIKVFEPPINFKDLIPKLKFITNKKKWSGHLMGKAMREIPEEDYKLIIS